From the genome of Streptomyces sp. NBC_00659, one region includes:
- a CDS encoding MarC family protein — protein MFDVAVFGSLFLTLFVIMDPPGITPIFLALTAGRPARVQRRMAVQAVCVAGGVITVFGLLGHQILDYLHVSVPALMIAGGLLLLLIALDLLTGKTDEPKQTKDVNVALVPLGMPLLAGPGAIVSVILAVQKADSVAGQVSVWTAILAIHVVLWVVMRYSLLIIRVIKDGGVVLVTRLAGMMLSAIAVQQIINGVTQVIRGG, from the coding sequence ATGTTCGACGTCGCCGTCTTCGGCTCCCTCTTCCTCACGCTCTTCGTCATCATGGATCCCCCCGGGATCACCCCGATCTTCCTGGCGCTCACCGCGGGCCGTCCCGCCCGGGTGCAGCGGCGGATGGCCGTCCAGGCGGTCTGCGTCGCCGGCGGTGTCATCACCGTCTTCGGGCTCCTCGGGCACCAGATCCTGGACTACCTGCACGTCTCCGTGCCCGCGCTGATGATCGCGGGCGGACTGCTGCTCCTGCTCATCGCCCTCGACCTGCTCACCGGCAAGACGGACGAGCCGAAGCAGACCAAGGACGTCAACGTCGCCCTCGTACCCCTCGGGATGCCGCTGCTCGCCGGGCCCGGAGCGATCGTGTCCGTGATCCTCGCGGTGCAGAAGGCCGACTCGGTCGCCGGCCAGGTCTCCGTGTGGACCGCGATCCTCGCGATCCACGTCGTGCTGTGGGTCGTGATGCGCTACTCGCTGCTGATCATCCGCGTCATCAAGGACGGCGGAGTGGTCCTGGTGACCCGGCTCGCGGGCATGATGCTCTCCGCCATCGCGGTGCAGCAGATCATCAACGGTGTCACGCAGGTGATCCGGGGGGGCTGA